One window of Dissulfurirhabdus thermomarina genomic DNA carries:
- a CDS encoding DUF1844 domain-containing protein produces the protein MATRDTDRPTNDTGERDNTCRQTPPLPDVTFSTFVLSLNTSALCHLGEMDDPVSGKRCVDLVLAKQAIDTLALLQEKTAGNLTEEEAALLEHILFDLRLRFVKAKA, from the coding sequence ATGGCGACCAGAGACACGGACCGACCCACCAACGACACCGGGGAACGGGACAACACCTGCCGCCAGACTCCGCCGCTTCCCGACGTCACCTTTTCCACCTTCGTCCTGTCGCTCAACACCTCGGCCTTGTGTCACCTCGGCGAGATGGACGACCCCGTGAGCGGGAAGCGGTGCGTGGACCTCGTGCTGGCCAAGCAGGCCATCGACACCCTGGCCCTCCTCCAGGAGAAGACCGCGGGGAACCTGACCGAGGAGGAGGCCGCCCTCCTCGAGCACATCCTCTTCGACCTCCGGCTGCGCTTCGTGAAGGCGAAGGCCTGA